The following proteins come from a genomic window of Chanos chanos chromosome 15, fChaCha1.1, whole genome shotgun sequence:
- the rasl10b gene encoding ras-like protein family member 10B, with product MHWSAVCENREGGAGGRGRGGSGGMLPPFRIAVLGAQGVGKTAIVKRFLHDDYSDVPAPSRARRVHLSAAVLNGHVHDLQITDYPAISSFPVSSLQEWSDACCRGIRSAHVYILVYDICCFDSFEYVKTMRQQILETRVLGTAETPILIVGNKRDLQRGRVIPRHNISDLVRKSWKCGYVECSAKFNWHVLLLFGEALRSVGCARCKHVHATIRFQRALRRERCTLM from the exons ATGCACTGGTCAGCGGTTTGCGAGAACAGGGAGGGTGGAGCGGGCGGCCGAGGAAGAGGTGGAAGCGGAGGGATGCTGCCCCCGTTCAGGATCGCCGTGCTGGGGGCACAGGGAGTGGGAAAGACAGCCATCGTGAAACGCTTCCTCCACGATGACTACAGCGACGTGCCCGCGCCGAGCCGGGCACGCAGGGTTCACCTGTCCGCCGCCGTGCTCAACGGGCACGTTCATGACCTGCAGATCACGGATTACCCGGCCATTAGCAGCTTCCCCGTCAGCTCTCTGCAG GAGTGGTCTGACGCGTGCTGTCGAGGAATTCGCAGTGCACACGTTTACATCCTGGTCTACGACATCTGCTGCTTCGACAGCTTTGAGTACGTCAAGACCATGCGTCAACAGATCTTAGAGACCAG GGTGCTTGGCACGGCAGAGACGCCCATCTTGATCGTGGGTAACAAGCGTGACCTGCAGCGTGGTCGGGTCATCCCTCGTCACAACATTTCGGACCTGGTGCGTAAGAGCTGGAAATGCGGGTACGTGGAATGTTCCGCCAAGTTCAACTGGCATGTGCTGCTCCTGTTCGGAGAGGCTCTCCGGAGCGTGGGCTGTGCCCGCTGTAAGCACGTCCATGCCACCATCCGTTTCCAGCGGGCGCTGAGACGGGAGCGATGCACCCTCATGTGA
- the im:7138535 gene encoding protein FAM98A: protein MERDIGTVAAIKNLGYQSGVCMRECRCDELPCPLITWLVRELRATCPDIQERTCGTVLIGELRDLLKEMLFPNTSLTTEVLSPVLLNQITEFLVSELQAAHMLKYRESHPQDGNTCSETQKEQRKRKGCAADFEEESPKCGKIEEDEGGGKEQVEEALTQLFKALDLDVSSTLSDAWTEVETRLASLPDGVMPEPLLKTNLNSSQWRKIEQINQTLSKDYECRRQMMMKRFHVTLQSFAWGEKGEERSAAVSSVPPLPSIDSCISVPVLLAVREDQSRILPVKAGPSTAVHKVLMGSVPDRGGRPGEIEPPMPSWSRRSEGGNAERSGRGKFQRREYSGKKKRNKKK from the exons ATGGAGAGAGATATTGGCACAGTTGCTGCCATTAAGAATCTGGG ATACCAGAGTGGCGTTTGCATGAGGGAATGCAGGTGTGATGAGCTACCTTGTCCTCTTATCACCTGGTTGGTGCGTGAGCTCAGGGCGACTTGCCCAGACATACAAG AGCGAACGTGTGGCACAGTTCTGATCGGGGAGTTACGTGATTTGCTGAAAGAAATGCTTTTTCCTAACACATCGCTCACAACAGAAGTTTTGAGTCCTGTTCTTCTTAACCAAATAACCG AATTCCTGGTATCAGAGCTACAGGCTGCACACAtgctgaaatacagagagagccATCCACAGGATGGGAATACCTGcagtgaaacacagaaagagcagagaaaacgAAAGGGTTGTGCAGCGGACTTTGAGGAGGAGAGTCCAAAATGTGGGAAAATAGAGGAGGATgaaggaggagggaaagaacAAGTAGAGGAAGCACTAACTCAGCTTTTCAAGGCTTTGGATTTAGATGTGTCATCCACGCTAAGTGATGCCTGGACAGAG gTGGAGACACGACTTGCGTCGCTGCCTGATGGTGTGATGCCAGAACCTTTGCTGAAGACTAATCTGAATTCCTCTCAGTGG agaaaaatagagCAAATTAACCAAACGCTTTCCAAAGATTACGAGTGTCGACGTCAAATGATGATGAAGCGATTTCACGTCACACTTCAATCCTTTGCTTGGGGAGAAAAAGGCGAG GAACGAAGTGCAGCTGTATCCTCCGTACCTCCTTTACCCTCTATCGATTCCTGCATCTCCGTTCCTGTCTTACTGGCAGTCAGAGAGGACCAGTCAAGGATTTTGCCTGTCAAAGCTGGTCCTTCAACTGCTGTCCACAAG gTTCTAATGGGTAGCGTACCAGACCGCGGGGGTCGACCTGGAGAGATCGAGCCCCCTATGCCTTCCTGGTCACGTCGCAGCGAGGGAGGGAACGCGGAGCGATCCGGACGGGGTAAATTCCAGCGCCGGGAGTACTcgggaaagaagaagagaaacaaaaagaagtaG
- the gas2l2 gene encoding GAS2-like protein 2: MSGIQHATSQSIKPFKSSEEYLYAMKEDLAEWLKDLYNVDIDVNNILEALETGALLCAHANNVTRVAGEFLQKKRHTHMQLPTSGVTFVSTAQPATFLARDNISNFISWCRKQMGIKDVLMFETDDLVLRKNEKNFVLCLLEVARRASRFGMAAPVLIQLEEEIEEEIMEEFSQETTEPKPQRRLSNTQNLDEMVQCLISRCTCPTQFPMVKVSEGKYRVGSSCTLIFVRILRNHVMVRVGGGWDTLEHYLDKHDPCRCTSLTHKLAQHPRAPVHEIKARLTPQPDSQAGNQTAFLLSRAQSPLPAVVWTPSGPSRAPRPGIPPRPSRSPDRVFWVAQERSNSTPNRHGGRSPTPTRRLNCSGSKDDSVLNASTRTGREVTRTSPSPRLTSSLPRPNQSYSAPQTESQRPKTPLCFQETPSHKSLQHQQSPVNKLGQTWTKSQFVSKLRQNATAGSKGAETPNRATKISERHEGPVSAKLFQGLTPAHSSNPARNTPSITIQHTEDNDTPQESPVYIRTFSPSKGVRGGTSSDPDGRPLTPIGQRSRSADCLTEKRPKPESNKTDFPTCSISGERTQRLVSPVPKHTVRNAPLRDMTFRRNTSSKSNANHVPGPRQSRTEFRDEEEELERSYLFTPPPISPAQEASLYQTLEHEILSNLQQLNTDVDKESDPEDDKDSCRSETPRSPRGVSSQCPRHLFPPDSSNVSEKNTYYRSSSADRAGKASFDSVIAELSAGTKQLNRVSVENWVNSLPRTCREKKLQRHTEAESSQHGVSKPCATSSCSSFCSSVESKKPVVSDESDTVHGNKSTEETEVRKKPRSSSFKQKRLLKKPERVPSIYKLKLRPRARPRRDHRPDKKPSKIPRPVSYRITKNEEDSLQNQKPRRLEV; the protein is encoded by the exons ATGTCGGGAATACAGCACGCGACCAGTCAAAGCATTAAGCCATTCAAGTCAAGTGAGGAATATCTGTATGCAATGAAAGAAGATTTGGCCGAGTGGCTTAAGGACCTATACAACGTTGACATTGATGTGAACAATATTTTGGAGGCCCTTGAAACAGGTGCTTTACTCTGTGCTCATGCCAACAATGTAACACGTGTAGCAGGGGAatttcttcagaaaaaaagacacacacacatgcagctgcCAACATCTGGAGTCACTTTTGTGAGCACAGCTCAACCAGCAACTTTCCTCGCACGAGATAATATATCAAATTTTATCAGCTGGTGCCGGAAACAGATGGGCATCAAAG ATGTGCTCATGTTTGAGACAGATGACCTTGTTCTTCGTAAGAATGAGAAAAATTTTGTGCTGTGCCTACTGGAGGTTGCCCGAAGAGCATCTCGTTTCGGCATGGCCGCGCCCGTTCTAATCCAGTTAGAGGAAGAAATTGAGGAGGAAATAATGGAGGAGTTTTCACAGGAGACGACGGAGCCTAAACCTCAGAGACGGCTATCAAACACGCAGAACCTGGACGAGATG GTCCAGTGCCTTATAAGTCGCTGTACCTGCCCCACACAGTTTCCCATGGTGAAGGTGTCGGAGGGAAAATACAGAGTGGGCAGCTCCTGCACACTCATATTTGTTCGG ATTTTAAGGAATCATGTGATGGTGAGAGTCGGTGGAGGATGGGACACACTGGAGCATTATCTTGATAAACATGATCCGTGCCGCTGTACTTCTCTCA cccATAAGCTGGCCCAACATCCCAGGGCCCCAGTGCACGAGATCAAAGCCAGGCTGACTCCACAGCCCGACAGCCAGGCTGGAAACCAAACCGCGTTCCTCCTCAGCCGGGCCCAGTCCCCCCTGCCGGCGGTCGTCTGGACCCCGTCTGGACCCTCCAGAGCTCCGAGGCCAGGCATTCCTCCACGGCCCTCCAGATCACCAGACCGTGTCTTCTGGGTCGCCCAAGAAAGGAGCAACTCCACTCCCAACAG acaTGGTGGGAGGTCACCTACGCCCACTCGTAGACTAAACTGTTCTGGAAGTAAGGACGACTCGGTACTGAACGCCTCCACCAGGACGGGTCGTGAGGTCACTCGGACGTCTCCAAGCCCACGTCTGACCAGCAGTCTTCCGCGACCAAATCAGTCCTACTCTGCCCCGCAAACAGAATCTCAACGTCCCAAAACTCCCCTATGCTTTCAGGAGACACCAAGTCATAAATCTCTTCAGCACCAGCAGAGCCCAGTGAACAAGTTGGGTCAAACCTGGACCAAATCGCAGTTTGTCTCTAAGCTGAGACAAAATGCCACGGCCGGGTCTAAAGGCGCAGAGACTCCTAATCGAGCCACCAAAATCTCGGAGAGACATGAGGGACCCGTCTCGGCCAAACTTTTCCAGGGCTTAACTCCTGCCCACAGCTCCAATCCTGCCAGAAACACACCGTCCATTACCATCCAGCACACTGAAGACAATGACACACCTCAGGAGAGCCCTGTGTACATTCGTACATTTTCCCCGTCCAAAGGGGTGAGAGGCGGCACTTCGAGTGATCCTGATGGAAGGCCCTTAACACCAATTGGCCAACGCAGCCGTTCAGCGGACTGTTTGACTGAGAAGAGGCCAAAACCGGAGAGCAATAAGACTGACTTCCCGACATGCTCCATCAGTGGAGAAAGGACGCAGCGCTTGGTCTCGCCAGTGCCAAAACACACTGTACGAAACGCTCCGCTGAGAGACATGACCTTCCGGAGGAACACCTCAAGCAAATCGAACGCAAACCACGTGCCTGGTCCTCGACAGTCTCGGACAGAGTTTagagatgaggaagaagaactGGAGAGGAGTTACCTTTTCACTCCACCTCCCATCAGTCCTGCCCAAGAGGCCAGTCTGTACCAAACCCTGGAGCACGAGATCCTATCTAATTTGCAGCAGCTGAACACGGACGTTGATAAGGAGAGCGACCCGGAGGATGACAAGGACAGCTGTCGATCCGAGACGCCCCGGAGTCCTCGGGGAGTTTCATCCCAGTGTCCCAGGCATTTATTCCCACCGGACTCTTCAAATGTCAGTGAGAAGAACACGTACTATCGTTCATCTAGCGCAGATCGTGCCGGAAAGGCTAGTTTTGACTCTGTCATTGCTGAGCTGTCCGCAGGGACGAAGCAGCTCAACAGGGTTTCGGTTGAAAACTGGGTGAACAGTCTTCCGAGAACCTGTAGAGAGAAGAAGCTGCAGCGTCACACGGAAGCAGAGTCAAGCCAACACGGAGTTTCTAAACCCTGTGCGACTAGTTCCTGCTCCTCATTTTGCTCTAGTGTTGAGTCGAAGAAGCCGGTTGTATCAGACGAGTCCGACACTGTTCACGGGAACAAGTCAACTGAAGAAACGGAGGTTCGGAAGAAACCCAGGAGCTCCTCTTTCAAACAGAAGAGGTTGTTAAAGAAGCCAGAGAGAGTTCCCTCAATTTACAAACTCAAACTGAGGCCCCGTGCTAGGCCGAGACGCGATCACAGGCCAGACAAGAAACCCTCGAAGATCCCAAGACCGGTGTCTTACAGGATAACTAAAAACGAAGAGGACTCTTTGCAGAACCAGAAGCCA AGGAGGTTGGAGGTTTAG